The following are encoded together in the Equus quagga isolate Etosha38 chromosome 1, UCLA_HA_Equagga_1.0, whole genome shotgun sequence genome:
- the LCN12 gene encoding epididymal-specific lipocalin-12, with protein MGCSEGGPGGAELGVSGIRSKAQEPPWELRDPAGGPGAILGSAHPSSLQFQGEWFVLGLAGSDHRKADRSLLNPFTATFERNEKSRLEVSYAMTRGQRCVTWSYVLIPATQPGKFSVDNSGVPGADPEEVLVYDTDYTTFALMLSRRQSGSREILRVNLLCRTWAIQTQVLSKFVCLVRAQGLSDNNIVFPDLTGNKLLVGQGLDGGWASASGPQKPCGSPAGGHSLCSGSACGVLVAPKSSASA; from the exons ATGGGGTGCTCGGAGGGGGGCCCAGGGGGTGCAGAGCTAGGGGTCTCAGGAATCAGAAGCAAGGCCCAGGAACCTCCCTGGGAGCTGAGAGACCCGGCAG GGGGTCCTGGGGCCATTCTGGGCTCTGCCCACCCCAGCTCCCTGCAGTTCCAGGGGGAGTGGTTTGTCCTTGGCCTGGCGGGCAGCGACCATAGGAAGGCAGATAGGTCCCTGCTGAACCCTTTCACCGCAACGTTTGAGCGAAATGAAAAAAGCCGCCTTGAAGTGTCGTACGCCATGACCCG GGGCCAGCGCTGTGTCACCTGGTCTTACGTGCTGATTCCAGCGACTCAACCTGGGAAATTCTCGGTGGACAACAGTGGGG TGCCCGGAGCAGACCCTGAGGAGGTGCTGGTGTACGACACTGACTATACCACCTTCGCCCTCATGCTCTCCAGACGCCAGTCGGGCAGCCGGGAGATCCTCAGGGTCAACCTGCTGT GCAGAACGTGGGCGATACAGACCCAGGTGCTGAGCAAGTTTGTCTGCTTGGTCAGAGCTCAGGGCCTCTCAGACAACAACATCGTCTTCCCAGACTTGACAGGTAACAAGCTCCtggtggggcagggcctggacgGAGGGTGGGCAtctgcctctgggcctcagaagcCCTGTGGGAGCCCAGCGGGTGGGCACAGCCTGTGCTCGGGGTCCGCATGTGGAGTGCTGGTGGCGCCCAAGAGTTCAGCCTCAGCTTGA